In the genome of Bacteroides sp., one region contains:
- the purE gene encoding 5-(carboxyamino)imidazole ribonucleotide mutase produces MNKQVSIVMGSDSDLPVMRQAAEMLDQFGVGYEMDIVSAHRTPEKLYEFASIAHLRGIEVIIAGAGGAAHLPGMVASISPLPVIGVPIKSSNSIDGWDSVLSILQMPGGVPVATVALNGAKNAGILAAQILSVSNKVVREKILEYKTALKKQVMTKAKNLKT; encoded by the coding sequence ATAAATAAGCAAGTAAGCATAGTGATGGGGTCAGATTCAGATTTGCCTGTCATGAGGCAGGCAGCTGAAATGTTAGACCAGTTTGGCGTAGGTTATGAAATGGATATTGTTTCGGCCCACCGGACCCCTGAAAAGCTCTATGAATTTGCTTCCATTGCGCATCTGCGTGGCATAGAGGTGATCATTGCCGGGGCAGGAGGGGCCGCCCACCTGCCGGGCATGGTGGCTTCCATTTCGCCGCTGCCTGTAATCGGAGTACCCATAAAATCAAGCAACTCTATCGATGGATGGGATTCTGTGCTATCCATATTGCAAATGCCGGGAGGAGTGCCCGTGGCAACGGTAGCCCTGAACGGGGCCAAAAATGCCGGAATCCTGGCTGCTCAAATCCTTTCGGTATCAAACAAGGTCGTCAGGGAAAAAATATTGGAGTACAAGACAGCCCTTAAGAAACAGGTGATGACCAAAGCCAAAAACCTGAAGACTTAG
- a CDS encoding MotA/TolQ/ExbB proton channel family protein — MKNLFYMGGPLFMGILSILFVIMIAWYLYHFIAPYYSRHLSPETVLRRISYGKSIGLFAMITGILGQLIGLYEAFSVIEHAGDISPAMVYGGIKVSMITTLTGITIFLISLLIWFLASVIIEKKLGKKQEQ; from the coding sequence ATGAAAAATCTGTTTTATATGGGCGGACCCCTGTTTATGGGCATCCTTTCCATTCTCTTCGTGATTATGATCGCGTGGTATCTTTACCATTTTATTGCACCCTATTATTCCAGGCATTTATCCCCTGAAACCGTGTTGCGGAGGATCAGCTATGGAAAATCCATTGGCTTGTTTGCAATGATCACAGGAATCCTGGGGCAACTGATTGGATTATATGAAGCCTTTTCAGTTATAGAACACGCCGGTGACATTTCCCCGGCGATGGTTTACGGAGGAATAAAAGTCTCCATGATCACAACCCTCACTGGTATTACCATTTTTTTGATCTCATTGCTGATTTGGTTTTTAGCCAGCGTGATCATCGAAAAAAAGCTGGGAAAGAAACAGGAGCAATAA
- a CDS encoding L-threonylcarbamoyladenylate synthase: MSESNSIEIAARYIQEGKLVAFPTETVYGLGANALDPQAVARIFEAKERPSFDPLIVHIADLEDLKRLTIESDERVFKLGERFWPGSLTMVLPKSSLVPDIVTSGLPTVGIRMPANDIALQLISLSGCPVAAPSANKFGRISPTTAAHVRKQLPDIDYIIDGGKTTVGIESTIIKLSDKGFKILRNGIITREEIEAIIPFDETAGADAIMAPGMVKSHYSPAKRMMVADAFYPPDFEKRKAGLISFTGNYEGDYAKVIRVSEKSDLKDYAVNMFSAMHAFEEDSQIEIIVAEPVPDVGIGKAIMDRLRKAEYNWRMSGFDI; the protein is encoded by the coding sequence ATGTCGGAATCCAATAGCATCGAAATTGCTGCCAGGTACATACAAGAAGGAAAATTGGTTGCTTTCCCTACCGAAACCGTCTACGGACTAGGGGCAAACGCTCTTGACCCGCAAGCAGTAGCCAGAATATTTGAAGCAAAAGAACGTCCTTCATTCGATCCCTTGATTGTTCATATTGCTGATCTGGAAGATTTGAAAAGGCTTACCATTGAAAGCGATGAAAGGGTTTTTAAACTGGGAGAAAGATTCTGGCCCGGATCTTTAACCATGGTGCTGCCCAAAAGCAGCCTTGTTCCTGATATTGTGACATCCGGGCTGCCAACGGTTGGCATTCGCATGCCTGCCAACGATATTGCCTTGCAGTTGATTTCCTTGTCGGGATGTCCGGTTGCCGCTCCCAGTGCCAATAAATTCGGAAGGATCAGTCCCACCACCGCCGCCCATGTGAGGAAGCAATTACCTGATATTGACTACATTATTGATGGCGGAAAAACCACGGTCGGGATCGAATCAACCATTATCAAACTTTCGGACAAGGGGTTCAAAATCTTGCGAAATGGAATAATCACCAGGGAGGAAATAGAAGCGATAATCCCTTTTGATGAAACCGCCGGCGCCGATGCCATTATGGCGCCCGGAATGGTGAAATCGCATTACAGTCCTGCCAAAAGAATGATGGTGGCTGATGCGTTTTATCCGCCCGATTTTGAAAAAAGGAAGGCTGGTTTAATTTCGTTTACGGGGAATTATGAGGGCGATTATGCAAAAGTGATCCGTGTTTCTGAAAAAAGTGACCTGAAGGATTATGCGGTGAATATGTTTAGTGCCATGCATGCTTTTGAGGAGGACAGCCAAATAGAAATTATTGTGGCGGAGCCTGTTCCTGATGTTGGCATTGGCAAGGCAATCATGGATCGTTTAAGGAAGGCTGAATATAACTGGAGAATGTCAGGATTTGATATTTGA
- the tpiA gene encoding triose-phosphate isomerase, whose product MRKKIVAGNWKMNLDLEGGRTLAKEICEKISEKPLDDLSGQPEVLFFPPFVFLTEVVKASAGTSGVSVGSQNIHFLEKGAYTGEVAASMVKSCGATHTLIGHSERRAYFHEDNELLAKKVEQALKHDLIPVYCCGEVLPDREAEKHFDVVKEQIVNGLFWLDQKTFEKVVIAYEPVWAIGTGVTASPEQAQEMHAFIRKTLAKKYGPGTADKISILYGGSCNAQNANELFSQPDVDGGLIGGASLKANDFVAIISSF is encoded by the coding sequence ATGCGAAAAAAGATTGTTGCAGGAAACTGGAAGATGAACCTTGATCTGGAAGGCGGGCGTACCCTGGCCAAAGAAATTTGTGAAAAGATCAGTGAAAAGCCTTTGGACGATTTGTCAGGCCAACCTGAGGTATTGTTTTTTCCGCCCTTTGTTTTTCTTACCGAGGTGGTAAAGGCCTCAGCAGGTACCTCCGGGGTTTCGGTGGGCTCACAAAACATTCATTTTCTTGAAAAGGGCGCTTATACGGGTGAGGTGGCAGCATCGATGGTGAAGTCATGTGGGGCTACCCATACGCTGATCGGGCACAGTGAGCGCCGGGCATATTTCCACGAGGACAATGAACTGCTGGCAAAAAAGGTGGAACAGGCACTGAAACATGATTTGATCCCTGTATACTGCTGCGGTGAAGTGTTGCCCGATCGTGAAGCTGAGAAGCATTTCGACGTGGTGAAGGAACAGATTGTCAATGGTTTGTTCTGGCTCGATCAGAAAACCTTTGAAAAAGTGGTCATTGCCTATGAGCCTGTTTGGGCCATTGGCACAGGGGTCACCGCTTCGCCTGAGCAGGCCCAGGAGATGCACGCCTTTATCCGCAAAACCTTGGCCAAAAAATACGGCCCGGGGACTGCGGATAAAATCTCCATCCTTTATGGCGGGAGTTGCAATGCCCAGAATGCCAATGAACTTTTCTCACAGCCCGATGTGGACGGCGGCCTCATTGGCGGGGCATCACTGAAGGCAAACGATTTTGTTGCCATCATCAGTTCTTTTTAA
- a CDS encoding PIG-L deacetylase family protein: MKFKAMILVFLVTQFGGCTNPKADYEQIASYQDHSVPELEIEASDSSRVLIIMPHADDETVAGGLIALLREKGATIHLLTLCEHDTVRVEELHCSASKLGIEKVEIAGFVNNTWDDIMEEHVIFWYDHQDSIKQVIANKINLFNPEILITYDSEIGGYGHPEHRISAKLTEAIFYENRDHPAFSPEIIFQITLTEKLEEFLVANTPGYDLSIELTGSMGLPDPDVSVDIRKYWKIKNEAAQCHQSQIRILRRFFIVYDERFEAEHILAFGKEYYRTVEK; encoded by the coding sequence ATGAAATTTAAAGCAATGATCCTTGTTTTTTTGGTCACGCAGTTTGGTGGCTGTACAAACCCGAAGGCCGACTATGAGCAGATAGCAAGCTACCAGGACCATAGCGTTCCTGAACTTGAAATTGAAGCATCTGATTCAAGCAGGGTTTTAATTATTATGCCTCATGCTGACGATGAAACGGTTGCCGGGGGCCTTATTGCCTTATTAAGGGAAAAAGGAGCAACCATTCACTTACTTACCTTGTGTGAACACGACACAGTGCGTGTGGAGGAACTGCATTGCTCAGCATCCAAACTTGGCATTGAAAAAGTGGAGATTGCTGGTTTTGTCAACAATACCTGGGATGACATTATGGAAGAACATGTCATTTTCTGGTATGACCACCAGGACAGCATTAAACAAGTGATTGCAAACAAAATCAATCTTTTCAATCCGGAAATTCTCATCACCTATGACAGTGAGATAGGGGGCTATGGCCATCCTGAGCACCGGATATCAGCGAAACTGACAGAAGCCATTTTTTATGAAAACAGGGATCATCCTGCATTCAGTCCTGAAATAATCTTTCAGATCACTCTTACGGAGAAACTTGAGGAGTTTCTGGTGGCCAACACACCCGGTTATGATTTGTCCATAGAATTAACAGGCAGTATGGGATTGCCTGATCCCGATGTTTCGGTTGATATCAGGAAATACTGGAAGATAAAAAATGAAGCGGCGCAATGTCATCAGTCGCAAATCCGCATTTTGAGAAGGTTCTTCATTGTTTATGATGAAAGGTTTGAGGCGGAACACATACTGGCCTTTGGTAAAGAATATTATAGAACAGTCGAGAAATAA
- a CDS encoding LytTR family transcriptional regulator DNA-binding domain-containing protein, whose protein sequence is MPLIKGKSLYLFSHIAYGVLVVLVLTVVFGRSWGNNIAAFYFISMLLPIVLGTSYFFNYYLAPRYLLKKKYLKFFLYTFYTAIVSVYLEMIVLMFSFIYLGNFNFSNLGPNASDTILLAVILYLLVFVGVLLIMLRQVRNNRLFIQQLLEEKSKIQDPFLEIMSNRKLARIPYQEISYIESFSDYIRVNTMKEQIISKEKISNLADRLPDSFIRIHRSFIINKEKIRSISYDEVTVEDVNLNIGRSYRKAVKEALKNDE, encoded by the coding sequence TTGCCATTAATTAAAGGAAAATCGTTATATCTCTTTAGCCACATTGCTTATGGTGTGTTAGTGGTTCTGGTCCTGACGGTGGTCTTCGGACGATCGTGGGGGAATAATATCGCTGCGTTCTATTTTATCAGCATGCTCTTACCCATCGTGCTGGGGACTTCCTATTTTTTCAACTACTACCTTGCGCCAAGGTATCTGCTGAAAAAGAAATATCTTAAATTTTTCCTGTACACCTTTTACACAGCGATCGTTTCGGTATACCTTGAAATGATTGTACTGATGTTTTCGTTTATTTACCTCGGGAATTTTAATTTCAGCAACCTGGGGCCCAATGCTTCGGATACCATTTTATTGGCTGTAATCCTTTATCTGCTGGTTTTTGTGGGGGTGCTCCTTATAATGCTCCGCCAGGTGAGGAATAACAGGCTTTTCATCCAGCAACTGCTGGAGGAAAAAAGTAAAATCCAGGATCCTTTCCTTGAGATTATGTCCAATAGAAAATTGGCAAGAATTCCTTACCAGGAAATCTCCTACATAGAAAGCTTCTCGGATTACATTCGTGTAAATACGATGAAGGAGCAAATTATCAGTAAAGAAAAAATAAGTAACCTGGCGGACCGCTTGCCTGATTCTTTTATCAGGATTCACCGCTCTTTCATCATCAACAAGGAAAAGATCAGGAGCATCTCGTATGATGAAGTGACGGTGGAAGATGTGAATTTAAATATAGGGCGGAGTTACAGGAAAGCGGTGAAGGAGGCTTTGAAAAATGATGAATAG
- a CDS encoding 5-(carboxyamino)imidazole ribonucleotide synthase yields the protein MERLVTSNLKLGIIAGGQLGKMLIQEASKWDIITYVLDQDENCPASSIASHFIQGSHLDFDSVYHFGKLVDVLTFEIESINIDALKKLKSEGCRIVPDPEILEMIQDKGKQKAFYKKNGIPSSPFFLCNNPADLSAMVEKGEIGYPFVQKLRQGGYDGRGVAVINNETELNRLLPGASVVEKKISISKEVSVIAARNKRGEIKCFPVVEMVFDPHANLVDKLLCPSKITAEQSEKALNIAGEIIELLNMEGLLAVEFFIDSGGELLVNEIAPRPHNSGHHTIESIITSQFEQHLRAILNLPLGSTKIKLPSVMINLLGEEGNEGPVKYEGLTESMAIDGVKIHLYGKKVTKPYRKMGHVTVLSSSLECALKKAEKVKHLIKVKS from the coding sequence ATGGAAAGGCTTGTTACATCAAATCTGAAACTGGGAATCATTGCGGGTGGACAGCTTGGCAAAATGCTGATCCAGGAAGCGAGCAAGTGGGATATCATCACCTATGTTTTAGACCAGGATGAAAATTGCCCGGCAAGTAGTATTGCCTCACACTTCATACAAGGCAGCCATCTGGATTTTGATTCTGTATACCATTTCGGGAAGCTGGTGGATGTGCTTACCTTCGAAATAGAAAGCATAAACATTGATGCTTTAAAAAAGCTGAAATCAGAGGGCTGCAGGATTGTGCCCGACCCTGAAATTCTTGAAATGATTCAGGATAAGGGCAAGCAAAAAGCGTTTTATAAAAAGAACGGCATCCCAAGCTCGCCATTTTTTCTTTGCAACAATCCTGCTGATTTATCCGCAATGGTGGAGAAAGGCGAAATAGGATATCCCTTTGTGCAGAAACTTAGACAAGGGGGCTACGATGGGCGTGGGGTTGCTGTTATTAACAATGAAACCGAACTGAACAGGTTGCTTCCAGGGGCATCGGTTGTTGAGAAAAAGATCAGTATTTCAAAGGAAGTTTCTGTTATTGCAGCCCGGAATAAAAGGGGAGAAATCAAGTGTTTTCCGGTGGTTGAAATGGTTTTCGACCCCCATGCCAACCTGGTCGACAAATTATTATGCCCTTCCAAAATTACGGCTGAGCAGTCGGAAAAAGCTTTGAATATTGCCGGCGAGATCATTGAACTGCTCAACATGGAAGGCTTGCTTGCCGTTGAGTTTTTTATTGATTCAGGAGGCGAGTTGCTTGTAAATGAAATTGCGCCCCGGCCGCACAATAGCGGGCACCATACCATTGAAAGCATAATCACCTCACAGTTCGAGCAGCACCTGCGAGCCATCCTTAACCTGCCCCTTGGCAGTACCAAAATCAAGCTTCCTTCGGTTATGATTAATTTGCTGGGAGAGGAAGGGAACGAGGGTCCCGTAAAATATGAAGGGCTGACCGAAAGCATGGCCATTGACGGCGTTAAGATTCACCTTTACGGGAAAAAGGTCACCAAGCCGTACCGGAAGATGGGACACGTTACCGTTTTGTCGTCTTCGCTGGAATGTGCATTAAAGAAGGCAGAGAAAGTAAAACATTTAATAAAGGTAAAGTCATGA
- a CDS encoding DJ-1/PfpI family protein: MRTIGILLFDDVELLDFAGPYEVFSVANELNDFKLFNISTISETGQAIKSVHGMKVLPDYSIQNCPAIDILVIPGGEGTKNVIGNLPLMDWMQSTCERSEITFSVCSGARVLAKLGLLDNQEFATHQLVVDDVLRIASGAIANREKRFIDNGGIMTSAGISAGIDLALYVVEKLHGRLVKENTTAYMEYDCQG, encoded by the coding sequence ATGAGAACAATAGGAATCCTTTTATTTGATGATGTGGAACTGCTTGATTTTGCGGGGCCGTATGAGGTTTTTTCGGTGGCCAATGAGTTAAATGATTTTAAACTTTTCAACATCTCCACCATTTCAGAGACAGGTCAGGCCATAAAGTCGGTGCATGGTATGAAGGTATTGCCCGATTATTCCATTCAGAACTGCCCTGCCATTGATATTCTGGTAATACCCGGAGGGGAAGGGACCAAAAATGTGATCGGCAATTTACCCTTGATGGATTGGATGCAATCCACCTGCGAAAGATCAGAGATAACCTTCTCGGTCTGTTCTGGCGCCAGGGTGCTGGCAAAGCTTGGATTGCTCGACAACCAGGAGTTTGCAACCCACCAACTGGTCGTTGATGATGTATTGAGGATTGCAAGCGGGGCGATCGCTAACCGGGAGAAACGCTTTATTGATAATGGCGGGATCATGACCTCTGCCGGCATCAGCGCTGGGATAGACCTGGCCTTATATGTTGTTGAAAAGCTACACGGCAGGCTGGTGAAGGAAAACACCACTGCATATATGGAATACGATTGCCAGGGGTGA
- the prmA gene encoding 50S ribosomal protein L11 methyltransferase, whose amino-acid sequence MSSLDYVELSCRLDPVQPWSEIFIAALADLGFESFEETDEGFKAYISAADFREEALEEALDAGEAEEKPRVDYVVKQIDGQNWNQVWESNFEPVLIGNACYVRAPFHPPKPGVEMEFVIEPKMSFGTGHHETTSLMVEWLLEEDVEGKSLLDMGCGTGLLAIMAARKGAKPVLAIDNYIYAYENTIENAQRNNTPWIRVLHGDATLLGAESFDVIIANITKNVLLQDMENYVSVLKKGGVLLLSGFLEKDRKEMIAAVEGWGLSFTGEKKKRDWLALRFQK is encoded by the coding sequence ATGAGCAGTCTCGATTACGTAGAGCTGAGCTGCAGGCTGGACCCGGTGCAGCCCTGGAGCGAAATCTTCATTGCAGCCCTTGCTGACCTTGGCTTTGAGAGTTTTGAAGAGACGGATGAGGGTTTCAAGGCTTACATCAGCGCCGCTGACTTCAGGGAAGAAGCCTTGGAAGAAGCCCTTGATGCGGGTGAAGCAGAAGAAAAGCCCAGGGTGGATTATGTGGTGAAGCAAATTGACGGGCAGAACTGGAACCAGGTGTGGGAAAGCAACTTTGAGCCAGTATTGATTGGCAATGCCTGTTATGTACGGGCTCCTTTTCATCCCCCAAAGCCCGGGGTGGAGATGGAGTTTGTGATCGAGCCCAAGATGTCGTTTGGCACCGGACATCATGAGACCACCTCCTTGATGGTGGAATGGCTGCTGGAGGAAGATGTTGAAGGGAAATCCTTGCTTGATATGGGCTGTGGCACCGGGCTGCTGGCCATCATGGCGGCCCGTAAGGGAGCAAAGCCCGTGCTGGCCATCGACAATTATATTTATGCCTACGAGAATACGATTGAGAATGCCCAACGCAACAACACCCCCTGGATTCGCGTTTTACACGGTGATGCTACCCTGCTGGGAGCCGAAAGCTTCGATGTGATCATTGCCAACATCACCAAAAACGTGCTGTTGCAGGATATGGAAAACTATGTGTCGGTACTCAAAAAAGGGGGTGTTCTCTTGCTCAGCGGTTTCCTGGAAAAGGACCGTAAAGAGATGATTGCAGCCGTGGAAGGTTGGGGATTGTCCTTTACCGGGGAGAAAAAGAAAAGAGACTGGCTGGCACTGAGGTTTCAGAAATAA
- a CDS encoding linear amide C-N hydrolase, which produces MKTIFILLAFTFLARIDVFSCTAFCLRNQENIIVAKNLDWETDQGFVMANPSGIHKESFTLKGKVIEWTSRYPSLTFNQFGKEFPLGGMNGWGLAMEELNNERVELYLDSNLNQLNEFQIVQFVLDNCKSVKEAISLVEEIQQEAIVQSLHYLIADSTGVCAVIEFDGHGFKSTICTGSNYPVLSNNRYSESLKYLRFFEGYGGNLPVVKRPGSNERFVYAVEMLNTFSNQNPVEYSFHALDSIRQEDTRWSIVYDLKKKKIYFRFHACNRIKVFDMALIDFPSLEQTIGCNLANCSCLGVMHFSAISPEENSGLLKNISVEMDASIQKILSRMAFYGNRFLK; this is translated from the coding sequence ATGAAAACGATTTTCATCCTGCTTGCTTTCACTTTCCTGGCTAGGATTGATGTTTTTTCCTGTACAGCTTTCTGTCTGAGAAACCAAGAAAACATCATCGTGGCTAAGAATCTTGATTGGGAAACAGACCAGGGATTTGTTATGGCAAACCCTTCAGGAATTCATAAAGAATCGTTTACGTTAAAAGGCAAGGTCATTGAGTGGACATCAAGATACCCAAGCTTGACCTTCAACCAGTTTGGAAAGGAGTTCCCATTGGGTGGGATGAATGGCTGGGGCCTTGCAATGGAAGAACTGAATAATGAAAGGGTGGAGTTGTATTTGGATTCAAACCTTAATCAGCTAAACGAGTTTCAAATTGTCCAATTTGTACTTGACAACTGCAAAAGTGTGAAGGAAGCCATTTCATTGGTTGAAGAAATTCAGCAAGAGGCCATTGTTCAATCTTTGCATTACTTGATTGCCGATAGTACTGGTGTTTGTGCAGTAATAGAATTTGACGGACATGGTTTTAAATCCACAATTTGTACAGGTTCAAATTACCCGGTGCTCAGCAATAACAGGTATTCAGAGTCGCTGAAATATCTCAGATTTTTTGAGGGTTATGGAGGGAACCTCCCGGTGGTAAAAAGACCCGGTTCAAACGAACGGTTTGTTTATGCGGTGGAAATGTTAAATACATTTTCAAATCAAAACCCGGTTGAATATTCTTTTCATGCTCTGGATAGCATACGACAGGAAGATACTCGCTGGAGCATTGTTTACGATCTGAAAAAAAAGAAAATTTATTTCAGGTTTCACGCCTGCAATAGAATCAAGGTGTTCGATATGGCTCTGATTGATTTTCCTTCTTTGGAGCAGACCATTGGCTGTAATTTGGCAAACTGTTCCTGTCTTGGGGTAATGCACTTCTCTGCTATTTCTCCTGAAGAGAATTCCGGCCTTTTAAAAAATATTTCAGTTGAAATGGATGCATCCATCCAAAAGATCCTTTCCCGAATGGCCTTCTATGGAAACCGGTTCCTGAAATAA
- a CDS encoding S41 family peptidase, with translation MKTFEKSLLVILIFLLGFWQFGFPQHLSYSQLVADARQLSKTIENCHPDPYMNMQGKIGYHLTLDSLLSDLPPEGMEADDFWWVLSGFLAKIEDGHTFLFPLKYPDTSNPHGIPLYFSVLADSSMVISKVCNAEHIPLIGSKVQKINGEPVDRLLEKVASLYPMENLFDRFRNLRVYLWYSDYLERLLPGWSKGVPIEMELRDKSGNFLRVLMDTGGEMSYRIIEGGSSMLPLPDVKQCDFVFDWIGEGRDVGYLRLEKQDEFKEYAEQAISGLTYIQDDGVRAAYRNQYLTYAKIWYERYYGSSAPDSLELIIEKLPSFASFMQGVVTRMKEKKTKTLIIDLRNNRGGVSLMSEMLVYFLFGKEHLYNLHKDSYEVTFLSPLAIDAASSLKPELINESRGDAQRLPLQAGDYDFFSLKSWMERDQGNQSRILPDSNFESTTTFHSEYVSGKYAGYYCPENIFVVGSSETFSAGFETLVKLVKSGAIFVGVPPAQSGNCFGMGVEPLQGLTNSGIRFQVSVKKIWTFPEDKGKGYLLIPDIPTGYTQYRNHGCDPNTSILMILDSIAH, from the coding sequence ATGAAAACATTCGAAAAATCTCTCCTGGTCATTCTGATATTTCTTTTAGGGTTTTGGCAATTTGGCTTTCCCCAGCATTTGTCTTACAGCCAGCTTGTAGCCGATGCCAGGCAGCTATCCAAAACCATTGAGAATTGCCATCCGGATCCTTATATGAATATGCAGGGGAAAATCGGATATCATTTAACCCTGGATAGCCTATTATCGGATCTGCCCCCGGAAGGTATGGAAGCCGATGATTTCTGGTGGGTGCTGTCTGGTTTCCTGGCAAAAATCGAGGATGGGCATACCTTCCTATTCCCTTTAAAATATCCTGATACCAGCAACCCCCATGGGATTCCATTATACTTTTCGGTTCTTGCAGACTCTTCTATGGTCATCAGCAAGGTCTGCAATGCAGAGCATATTCCCCTGATTGGTTCAAAGGTTCAAAAGATTAATGGAGAGCCTGTAGACCGGTTGCTGGAGAAAGTGGCTTCCCTTTATCCTATGGAAAACCTTTTCGACCGGTTCAGAAATTTGAGGGTTTACTTGTGGTACTCGGATTACCTGGAGCGATTGCTGCCCGGTTGGAGTAAGGGTGTCCCAATTGAAATGGAGTTAAGGGATAAGTCCGGGAATTTTCTTAGGGTTTTGATGGATACCGGCGGAGAAATGAGTTATAGAATCATAGAGGGTGGGTCTTCCATGCTACCATTGCCGGATGTAAAACAATGTGATTTCGTTTTTGACTGGATTGGTGAAGGCAGGGATGTTGGATACCTCCGTTTGGAGAAACAGGATGAGTTTAAAGAATACGCAGAACAAGCAATAAGCGGTTTGACTTATATCCAGGACGATGGTGTGCGGGCTGCATACAGGAATCAATATTTGACCTACGCAAAAATTTGGTATGAGAGGTATTATGGTTCTTCGGCCCCAGACAGCCTTGAATTAATAATCGAAAAACTCCCGTCGTTTGCCAGTTTCATGCAAGGAGTGGTTACTCGAATGAAAGAGAAAAAAACAAAAACCTTAATTATTGATTTAAGAAACAACAGGGGCGGTGTGTCTTTAATGTCAGAAATGCTTGTTTACTTTCTTTTCGGCAAGGAACACCTTTATAATTTGCATAAGGACAGCTATGAAGTGACTTTTCTTTCACCCTTGGCGATTGATGCTGCATCATCACTGAAACCGGAGTTGATAAATGAATCCCGTGGAGATGCCCAAAGGCTTCCTCTTCAGGCGGGGGATTATGATTTTTTTTCACTTAAATCCTGGATGGAAAGGGATCAGGGAAATCAGTCCCGCATTTTGCCGGACTCCAATTTCGAGAGCACGACCACTTTTCATTCGGAATACGTTTCAGGAAAATATGCTGGATATTACTGCCCTGAAAACATTTTTGTTGTTGGAAGTTCCGAAACATTTAGTGCAGGTTTCGAAACGCTTGTTAAGCTGGTAAAGAGTGGGGCTATCTTTGTTGGAGTTCCACCCGCCCAATCGGGAAACTGCTTTGGGATGGGCGTTGAACCTCTTCAGGGGTTGACCAATTCCGGAATTCGATTCCAGGTTTCCGTTAAAAAGATTTGGACCTTCCCTGAGGATAAGGGAAAAGGTTATCTGCTTATTCCCGATATTCCGACAGGGTATACTCAATACAGAAATCATGGATGCGATCCTAATACTTCAATTCTGATGATCCTCGATAGCATTGCTCATTGA